One region of Bdellovibrio bacteriovorus genomic DNA includes:
- a CDS encoding UDP-2,3-diacylglucosamine diphosphatase codes for MEAWFLSDIHLKSAEERNGKILLRFLRSLLQQNPSQVHLFMLGDIFDLWVGGHSYFAKKFPDLIAALRDLRKAGARITYIEGNHDVHVEGFFQKQLGVEVHVEAQYYNLDGLIVRCEHGDLINLADEKYLKYRSIIRNPYIKPLGNIIPGKFWDYIGNRASKRSRARSGHYRATNESQLVQMIRAHTEKVYQEKPFDIIISGHMHVFDDHVVDIRGRKVRTVNLGSWFEEKVKVFHIKDGQPNWVYLES; via the coding sequence GTGGAAGCCTGGTTTTTATCTGACATTCACTTAAAATCCGCAGAAGAGCGCAATGGGAAAATCCTGTTGCGCTTTTTGCGTTCTTTGCTTCAGCAAAATCCTTCGCAAGTTCACCTTTTCATGCTGGGGGATATTTTCGATCTTTGGGTCGGTGGTCATTCGTACTTCGCTAAAAAGTTTCCGGATTTAATCGCAGCGCTGCGAGATCTCCGCAAAGCCGGAGCCCGCATCACCTACATCGAGGGTAATCACGATGTTCACGTCGAAGGCTTTTTCCAAAAGCAATTAGGCGTCGAAGTTCACGTTGAGGCCCAGTACTACAATCTGGACGGGCTTATCGTTCGCTGTGAGCATGGTGACCTCATCAATCTGGCGGACGAAAAATATCTAAAATACCGAAGCATCATCCGCAACCCTTACATCAAACCTTTGGGCAACATCATTCCCGGTAAGTTCTGGGATTACATCGGAAATCGAGCGAGCAAACGCAGTCGTGCGCGCAGTGGTCACTATCGCGCCACCAACGAATCTCAGCTAGTGCAGATGATTCGAGCCCACACGGAAAAGGTTTATCAAGAAAAGCCTTTCGATATTATTATCTCGGGCCATATGCATGTCTTTGATGATCATGTCGTTGATATTCGCGGCAGAAAAGTGCGCACGGTGAATTTGGGCTCTTGGTTCGAAGAAAAAGTTAAGGTCTTTCATATCAAAGACGGCCAGCCGAACTGGGTCTATTTAGAGTCCTAA
- the ftsZ gene encoding cell division protein FtsZ, with the protein MFELEENINIGANIKVVGVGGGGSNAVTTMIESNMTGVEFIVANTDIQALNANKAPNKIQLGLDLTKGLGAGANPDVGRRAAIESYNEIVEKLEGADMVFVTAGMGGGTGTGGAPIVAKIARELGALTIGVVTKPFLFEGKKRGKHAEGGLQELKENVDTLIVIPNQKLLSIAAEKTPLLETFKKADEVLLQAVKGISDLINIRGLINLDFADIRTVMSSKGIAIMGTGAAKGENRAVEAATAAISSPLLENVKIDGATGIIVNITGGSDLSLYEVNEATTLITEAAHEDAEIIFGAVIDDNMGDEVRVTVIATGFDSHDVKLVNDMAQVNQMQNFLNQQATAQFGGMNMMPQMPQMPQMPQMPVMPQMPQFQMPQMPQMPTMPQMPQSPQQAAPVELPPIATVQSHVMNFTQPQQEGPSVTETVVVPPVAPVTPQVAQQAAQNMMVQQPQPQQQEVATPIQPQVEAAVSPRDMLLAKARAFKESQDLKARHNNPEQLSMNVDHEQQSLEEARRMAREVLSSPFSSQNLEVPAFIRKKQGFDLNKE; encoded by the coding sequence ATGTTTGAGCTAGAGGAAAATATCAATATCGGAGCGAATATTAAAGTTGTCGGTGTCGGCGGTGGCGGTAGCAATGCTGTTACGACGATGATCGAATCTAACATGACCGGTGTTGAGTTCATCGTTGCCAACACAGATATCCAAGCTTTGAATGCAAATAAAGCTCCTAACAAAATTCAGTTGGGTCTCGATTTGACAAAAGGTTTGGGCGCAGGTGCAAACCCAGATGTGGGTCGCAGAGCTGCCATTGAATCATATAATGAGATTGTTGAGAAATTGGAAGGCGCGGACATGGTGTTCGTCACTGCGGGTATGGGTGGCGGAACAGGTACAGGTGGCGCTCCGATTGTTGCGAAGATTGCGCGCGAACTTGGCGCTTTGACAATCGGTGTGGTCACTAAGCCCTTCCTGTTCGAAGGTAAAAAACGCGGTAAACACGCTGAAGGCGGTTTGCAAGAACTAAAAGAGAACGTAGATACTTTGATCGTTATCCCGAATCAAAAGCTACTTTCGATCGCCGCTGAAAAAACACCACTATTAGAAACTTTCAAAAAAGCGGACGAAGTTCTTCTTCAAGCGGTGAAAGGTATTTCCGACCTTATCAATATCCGCGGTTTGATCAACTTGGACTTCGCGGACATCCGCACTGTTATGTCTTCTAAAGGTATCGCTATCATGGGTACTGGCGCAGCGAAAGGTGAAAACCGCGCTGTAGAAGCCGCAACAGCAGCGATTTCTTCTCCACTTCTTGAAAATGTTAAAATCGATGGCGCGACTGGCATCATCGTGAACATCACAGGTGGATCTGATCTTTCTCTATATGAAGTGAACGAAGCGACAACTCTTATCACTGAAGCAGCTCATGAAGATGCAGAAATCATCTTCGGTGCGGTTATCGATGATAACATGGGTGATGAAGTTCGCGTGACTGTGATCGCAACTGGTTTCGATTCTCACGATGTGAAACTTGTGAACGACATGGCTCAAGTAAATCAAATGCAGAATTTCTTGAACCAACAGGCCACAGCGCAATTTGGCGGAATGAACATGATGCCGCAAATGCCTCAGATGCCACAGATGCCCCAAATGCCGGTGATGCCGCAAATGCCGCAATTCCAAATGCCGCAGATGCCTCAAATGCCGACTATGCCACAGATGCCGCAATCTCCACAGCAAGCGGCCCCTGTTGAGTTGCCACCGATTGCGACTGTTCAATCCCACGTGATGAACTTTACGCAACCACAACAGGAGGGTCCCTCGGTAACTGAGACGGTTGTAGTTCCGCCAGTAGCTCCGGTGACTCCACAAGTGGCGCAACAAGCGGCGCAAAATATGATGGTTCAACAACCTCAGCCGCAACAACAAGAAGTGGCAACACCAATTCAACCTCAAGTTGAAGCGGCTGTTTCTCCTCGTGATATGTTGCTAGCGAAAGCGCGCGCTTTCAAAGAAAGCCAAGACTTGAAGGCTCGTCATAACAACCCTGAACAGTTGTCTATGAACGTGGATCATGAACAGCAATCTTTGGAAGAAGCTCGTCGCATGGCTCGCGAAGTGTTGAGCTCTCCATTCTCTAGCCAAAATCTTGAAGTACCCGCGTTCATTCGCAAGAAACAAGGTTTTGATTTGAATAAAGAATAG
- the ftsA gene encoding cell division protein FtsA — protein MSTSKPKAPVLAGLDIGSTKVSFVIGTVNSDGKIEVAGVGTAPNTGIRQGVVVNIEATTESIKKAKEEAELMSGYSVSEVWVGVAGTHISSFDSKGMVAIKNREVTPSEIDRVIEAAKAVAVPADRTVLHILPREFKVDGQDGITDPVGMSGIRLEANVHIVTGSQSAINNSVKCVEKAGLKISGLVLGQLASATAVISNDEKNLGVCVVDMGGGACNALYFVNGSVAHSSTIPVGGQHFTHDVAVGLRTPQFAAEALKKKHGCAMASMVNENETIEVEGVGGRKARVIPRKDLADVIEARAEETLNLIANDLRMSGLMPMLGSGIVLTGGASQLDGLIEMGEFIFDIPVRRGTPQQIGGLTDVVKSGEFSAAVGLLLYALAQRKDLQAGHQQQEVNIGESLDGITKKIKDFFGQIF, from the coding sequence ATGAGTACATCAAAACCGAAGGCACCGGTATTGGCTGGTTTGGACATTGGGTCTACCAAAGTCTCTTTTGTGATCGGCACAGTCAATTCCGACGGAAAAATCGAAGTCGCTGGCGTAGGAACTGCTCCTAATACGGGCATTCGCCAAGGCGTTGTGGTGAATATCGAGGCCACAACGGAATCCATTAAAAAAGCTAAAGAAGAAGCAGAATTGATGTCTGGCTATTCCGTCTCTGAAGTATGGGTCGGCGTTGCGGGCACGCACATTTCGTCTTTTGATTCAAAGGGCATGGTCGCAATTAAAAATCGCGAAGTGACCCCTTCTGAAATCGATCGCGTGATCGAAGCGGCAAAAGCCGTAGCGGTTCCGGCAGATCGCACTGTTCTGCACATTCTTCCTAGAGAATTCAAAGTCGACGGCCAAGACGGCATCACAGATCCTGTGGGCATGTCAGGCATCCGCTTGGAAGCCAACGTTCACATCGTGACGGGCAGCCAAAGCGCGATCAACAACTCGGTGAAATGTGTTGAAAAAGCGGGACTTAAAATTTCGGGTCTGGTTCTGGGGCAGTTGGCTTCAGCGACCGCAGTTATTTCTAATGACGAAAAAAATCTGGGCGTGTGTGTTGTCGACATGGGCGGCGGCGCTTGCAATGCCTTGTATTTCGTCAACGGAAGTGTGGCGCATTCATCGACAATTCCGGTGGGTGGTCAGCACTTCACTCATGACGTGGCTGTAGGACTTCGCACTCCACAGTTTGCGGCAGAGGCTTTAAAGAAGAAGCATGGTTGCGCCATGGCTTCTATGGTGAATGAAAATGAAACTATCGAGGTCGAAGGTGTCGGCGGCAGAAAAGCCCGCGTGATTCCTCGCAAAGACTTAGCAGACGTGATCGAAGCAAGAGCAGAGGAAACTCTGAACTTGATCGCGAACGATTTGCGCATGAGTGGTTTGATGCCAATGTTGGGTTCGGGAATCGTTCTTACCGGCGGCGCAAGTCAACTGGATGGTCTGATTGAGATGGGTGAGTTTATTTTTGATATTCCGGTTCGTCGAGGTACTCCTCAGCAAATCGGCGGTCTGACAGATGTTGTGAAATCTGGAGAGTTCTCAGCAGCCGTCGGACTTTTGTTGTATGCACTAGCACAAAGAAAAGATTTGCAGGCAGGTCATCAGCAGCAAGAAGTGAACATCGGCGAGTCTCTCGACGGTATCACGAAGAAGATCAAAGATTTTTTCGGACAGATTTTTTAA
- a CDS encoding cell division protein FtsQ/DivIB: MKKLVLQLIFGFIVLPVALAGSLFYLNKNGFFNITKIEVILENPPAGQEQFLKPHVDRLEASLAKYKGISLWNIKLKKISREVSDLNWVEQLNIKRSWPATLAVRVRPYEVKLLYMGKGGKLVPIIKDGSFLDPVETKQAPDVALLDGESFQKKSELRKKAVEVIEQIPAEGSFSKKTISEIRHDSKEGFWMTMIKTGIQVKMGEDQVSLKAARVSQVVDYLESRQFDARVIDANLSKKVLVRLRKDP; the protein is encoded by the coding sequence GTGAAGAAGCTCGTTTTACAACTCATCTTTGGATTTATTGTTTTGCCTGTAGCTCTTGCGGGTTCCCTTTTTTATCTCAATAAAAATGGTTTCTTTAATATCACGAAAATTGAAGTCATTCTTGAAAACCCTCCTGCAGGCCAAGAACAATTTTTAAAGCCTCATGTAGACCGTCTTGAAGCGTCTTTGGCGAAGTACAAGGGCATTTCACTTTGGAACATCAAACTTAAAAAAATCTCTCGTGAAGTTTCGGATTTAAATTGGGTGGAGCAGCTGAATATCAAACGCAGCTGGCCGGCGACTCTTGCTGTGCGCGTACGTCCTTATGAAGTGAAACTTCTTTATATGGGTAAGGGTGGAAAACTTGTACCTATTATTAAAGACGGAAGTTTTTTAGATCCTGTTGAAACCAAGCAAGCTCCTGATGTGGCTCTTCTAGACGGCGAAAGTTTTCAGAAGAAAAGTGAGCTTAGAAAAAAAGCAGTGGAAGTGATCGAACAAATTCCTGCTGAAGGATCGTTCAGTAAAAAAACGATTTCTGAAATTCGCCACGACTCTAAAGAAGGTTTTTGGATGACGATGATAAAGACCGGAATTCAAGTGAAGATGGGCGAAGACCAAGTTTCACTCAAGGCCGCTCGAGTCTCACAAGTCGTCGACTATCTCGAATCTCGCCAATTTGACGCGCGCGTCATAGATGCGAATCTGTCTAAGAAAGTCCTTGTCAGGTTGCGTAAGGATCCCTAA
- a CDS encoding methyl-accepting chemotaxis protein, which produces MRLGTKIILNVGLSCVICTLAAVAISSSKVHNQGRHQLIEKSQAILSRLEAIRSYIATQGKLENDFAHAVTRFPDGKLPEEERQSLLRKVPIFASIVVGFENAKDDGYQFRVFADKARREGNKATSKELEILKKFEANKDLNEIVEDTDHAVIVYRPVRLSAAQGCLLCHGDPATSPWKNGKDILGYPMENWKDGQLHGVFAITASTEEVTAAAMNTTYSILGWALLITVSILVISIILVRKPMAALLESISLLNVAGTQVSSTGQEIRDSSQNLSNAAVTAAASIEETSASTEEVSSMVKMNTEHASKARDLAHQAQEKARIGEEEVRKLTVSMNEITTSSKKIEEIITVIDDIAFQTNLLALNASVEAARAGEHGKGFAVVAEAVRSLAQRSATSAKEISTLINESVTNIEKGQKVVQSSEVSLKEIVKTIEHLSTLNDEISTASSEQEQGIVQINKALFEMDKITQANAAAAEECAAASEELATQSTVMDEAVKNLNHIITGKNAA; this is translated from the coding sequence ATGAGACTGGGGACGAAGATTATTTTAAACGTGGGATTATCCTGTGTGATCTGTACACTTGCCGCGGTTGCCATTTCTTCGTCAAAGGTTCATAACCAAGGACGCCACCAACTTATTGAAAAATCTCAGGCTATTCTTTCGCGTCTTGAAGCGATCCGTAGTTACATCGCGACCCAAGGAAAGCTTGAAAATGATTTTGCTCACGCAGTGACAAGATTTCCCGACGGCAAACTTCCAGAAGAAGAGCGTCAAAGCTTATTGCGCAAAGTTCCTATTTTTGCATCAATTGTCGTGGGATTTGAAAATGCCAAAGACGACGGCTACCAGTTTCGTGTGTTTGCAGACAAAGCACGTCGCGAAGGCAACAAAGCAACTTCTAAAGAACTTGAGATCCTCAAAAAATTTGAGGCCAATAAAGACTTGAATGAAATTGTCGAAGACACAGACCATGCCGTGATCGTCTATCGCCCCGTACGTCTTTCAGCCGCACAAGGCTGCCTTCTTTGCCACGGCGATCCGGCGACGAGCCCCTGGAAAAACGGAAAAGATATCTTAGGTTATCCAATGGAAAACTGGAAGGACGGTCAACTTCACGGAGTTTTTGCTATCACCGCATCCACGGAAGAAGTTACCGCGGCAGCGATGAATACGACTTATTCAATTCTAGGCTGGGCACTGTTAATCACTGTTTCGATTCTAGTTATTTCCATCATCCTTGTGCGTAAGCCTATGGCGGCTTTATTGGAATCTATCAGTTTACTAAATGTCGCCGGCACGCAAGTTTCTAGTACGGGTCAAGAGATCCGTGACTCGAGTCAAAACTTGAGTAATGCCGCTGTCACTGCTGCAGCCTCTATTGAAGAGACTTCCGCTTCCACAGAAGAAGTGTCCAGCATGGTTAAGATGAATACAGAGCACGCCAGCAAAGCTCGTGATCTAGCTCATCAAGCGCAGGAAAAAGCGCGCATTGGCGAAGAAGAGGTTCGTAAGCTGACTGTCTCTATGAACGAAATCACGACAAGCTCGAAAAAAATTGAAGAGATCATCACTGTGATTGACGACATCGCATTCCAAACAAACCTTCTGGCATTGAATGCTTCCGTTGAGGCCGCTCGCGCCGGAGAGCATGGTAAGGGTTTTGCCGTTGTGGCGGAAGCTGTTCGCAGCTTGGCGCAAAGAAGTGCGACCTCCGCGAAAGAGATCTCAACATTGATCAATGAAAGTGTTACGAATATTGAAAAAGGCCAAAAGGTCGTTCAATCTAGTGAAGTCTCTTTGAAAGAGATTGTAAAGACCATCGAACATCTTTCTACTCTTAACGACGAAATTTCTACTGCCAGCAGTGAACAAGAACAAGGCATCGTTCAAATAAATAAAGCGCTTTTTGAAATGGATAAGATCACTCAAGCCAATGCAGCCGCCGCAGAAGAATGTGCCGCGGCTTCAGAAGAATTGGCCACTCAGTCCACCGTCATGGACGAAGCCGTTAAGAATTTGAACCACATCATTACTGGTAAAAACGCAGCCTAA
- a CDS encoding methyl-accepting chemotaxis protein produces MKFNAKVMLSILLACIICTTAAVLVSTSRISLQGETQLIEKSRAILSRLESVRSYIASQGGLKNTIQDAITEHPDGNLSKDAKLTILKQVPIFAAMKVGAENASEEGYTFRVFSGEPRNDDNRATDTEMAILKKFEADPSLKELSSTTENEIIVYRPVRLSESQGCMNCHGDPAQSPWKNGKDILGYPMENWKDGKLHGAFAVISSKAEIKAAAANATWYIVGWSTGLSILAMFIAFMFLKKPMKALAGIAEKLQETGLGVAQASREITKSSQDLSTAASTAAASIEQTTSATEEMSSMIKLNAEHTREAKNLAEDAQTKARAGKDEVEKLIFSMGEIAKSSKKIEEIITVIDDIAFQTNLLALNAAVEAARAGEQGKGFAVVAEAVRALAQRSATSAKEISDLIRDSVEKIENGHEVVQASGTMLTEIVQRIEKLTSVNIEISTASSEQAQGVTSINMSINEIDRVTQGNASAAEECATNAEILSDRSAQMHSMVQELTQIMEGKSVKGETLHAPIPRSTSTAPTKKSNPAPKTAARASKHHDDLLPLDDAS; encoded by the coding sequence ATGAAATTTAACGCCAAGGTTATGTTGAGCATTCTTTTAGCCTGTATCATCTGCACCACCGCGGCCGTTCTGGTTTCTACATCCCGTATCTCTTTACAGGGTGAAACGCAATTAATCGAAAAATCACGCGCCATACTTTCCCGCTTAGAATCGGTTCGCTCGTACATTGCCTCTCAAGGTGGACTGAAGAATACAATTCAAGACGCTATCACGGAGCATCCGGATGGAAACTTGTCGAAGGATGCAAAGCTGACAATTCTAAAACAGGTTCCTATCTTCGCCGCGATGAAGGTAGGTGCAGAAAATGCTTCAGAAGAAGGATACACTTTCCGCGTGTTTTCAGGTGAGCCTCGCAATGATGACAATCGCGCCACGGATACTGAGATGGCCATCCTTAAAAAATTTGAAGCAGATCCTTCGTTGAAAGAACTGTCTTCAACCACAGAGAACGAAATTATCGTTTATCGCCCCGTACGCCTTTCCGAATCACAAGGCTGCATGAATTGCCACGGCGATCCGGCGCAATCTCCGTGGAAAAATGGCAAAGATATTTTAGGTTACCCAATGGAAAACTGGAAAGATGGAAAACTGCATGGTGCCTTCGCTGTGATCTCCAGTAAAGCTGAAATCAAAGCCGCAGCGGCCAATGCCACTTGGTACATTGTTGGTTGGTCGACGGGCCTTTCTATCCTCGCCATGTTTATCGCCTTTATGTTCTTGAAAAAACCGATGAAGGCTTTAGCGGGTATCGCAGAAAAGCTTCAAGAAACAGGTTTAGGTGTTGCCCAAGCCAGCCGCGAAATCACGAAGTCTTCACAAGATCTCAGCACTGCAGCTTCAACGGCAGCCGCTTCTATTGAACAGACGACTTCGGCGACTGAAGAAATGTCGAGCATGATTAAGCTCAACGCCGAACACACTCGTGAGGCGAAAAATTTAGCAGAAGATGCGCAGACAAAAGCGCGCGCTGGTAAAGACGAAGTTGAAAAACTGATCTTCTCTATGGGAGAGATCGCGAAGAGCTCAAAGAAAATCGAAGAAATCATTACAGTGATCGACGATATCGCCTTCCAAACAAATCTTTTGGCCTTGAACGCGGCCGTGGAGGCAGCTCGTGCAGGTGAACAAGGGAAAGGTTTTGCCGTCGTCGCTGAGGCCGTTCGTGCGCTGGCACAAAGAAGTGCCACGTCCGCGAAAGAAATCTCAGATTTGATTCGTGATAGCGTCGAAAAAATCGAAAACGGTCACGAAGTCGTTCAGGCCAGCGGAACCATGTTGACAGAGATCGTTCAACGCATTGAAAAGCTGACTTCGGTGAATATTGAAATCTCTACGGCAAGCTCAGAACAGGCTCAAGGTGTGACGTCGATTAACATGTCCATCAACGAAATTGACCGCGTCACTCAAGGCAATGCTTCTGCCGCTGAAGAATGTGCGACCAATGCAGAAATCTTGTCCGATCGCTCTGCCCAAATGCACTCGATGGTTCAAGAGTTGACGCAAATTATGGAAGGTAAGTCGGTCAAGGGAGAAACGTTACACGCTCCTATCCCTCGATCAACGTCAACGGCACCGACTAAGAAGTCAAACCCTGCACCAAAGACAGCAGCGCGTGCCTCGAAGCACCACGATGACTTGTTACCCTTAGACGATGCTTCTTAG
- the murC gene encoding UDP-N-acetylmuramate--L-alanine ligase, with protein sequence MKLQQAKFHFVGIGGIGMCGLAELLHNIGAKVSGSDIADNANTERLREIGVKVFKGHQSSNVGDADVVVYSSAIQYGNPEISEARARQIPLIPRAEALAEIMRLKRGVAVAGTHGKTTTTSMTSAIFLEANLSPTIVVGGRFELIKSTAMLGSGDWLVAEADESDGSFQKLSPEVAIITNVDSDHLDHYKTFENLQKSFYDFAQKVPFYGKVIACGDDPVIRQIFENFPKRILFYGFDEKNDLVLSGEQGNYSLYRSDRLLGTRHLVGEFSLKVPGRHNALNATAAICAGVAAGIPFATCAKGLQRFEGVDRRFHFKGEKRGIRIYDDYGHHPTEVRAVLQAFREKYPGQRLVVFFQPHRYSRTQHCWHDFTTAFKEADTVLLTDIYAAGEAPIPGISSEKLALDMKHANASYFLRDEKATQKVLGLLKEGDVFVTLGAGDGWKLGLDVLNQL encoded by the coding sequence ATGAAGTTACAACAGGCCAAATTTCATTTCGTAGGTATCGGGGGCATCGGTATGTGTGGGCTCGCGGAGCTTCTTCACAATATCGGCGCAAAAGTTTCAGGAAGTGACATCGCAGACAACGCCAACACGGAACGTCTTCGCGAAATTGGAGTGAAAGTCTTTAAAGGACATCAATCCTCCAATGTTGGCGATGCGGATGTGGTGGTTTATTCTAGCGCCATTCAATACGGAAACCCAGAGATCTCTGAAGCCCGTGCACGTCAAATTCCTTTAATCCCAAGAGCTGAAGCTTTGGCGGAAATCATGCGTCTTAAGCGTGGAGTCGCTGTCGCAGGAACTCACGGAAAAACAACAACGACGTCAATGACGTCAGCAATTTTCTTAGAAGCTAATTTAAGTCCGACGATTGTTGTCGGGGGACGATTTGAGTTGATCAAGTCAACGGCGATGTTGGGATCTGGTGACTGGTTGGTTGCTGAAGCTGATGAGTCTGATGGCAGTTTCCAAAAACTTTCTCCGGAAGTGGCGATCATCACGAACGTGGATTCCGACCATTTGGATCACTATAAGACTTTTGAAAACTTGCAAAAAAGTTTTTATGACTTTGCCCAAAAGGTTCCATTCTATGGAAAAGTCATTGCTTGCGGTGATGATCCCGTGATCCGTCAGATTTTTGAAAATTTCCCAAAACGTATTTTATTCTACGGCTTTGATGAAAAGAACGATCTGGTTCTTTCTGGTGAGCAAGGCAATTACTCTCTGTATCGCAGTGATCGTCTTTTAGGAACGCGCCACTTAGTGGGCGAATTCAGTTTGAAAGTTCCAGGTCGTCACAATGCTTTGAATGCGACAGCCGCCATTTGTGCGGGTGTTGCCGCCGGAATTCCATTTGCAACTTGTGCAAAAGGTCTTCAGCGCTTTGAGGGTGTGGATCGTCGGTTTCACTTCAAAGGCGAAAAACGCGGCATCAGAATTTACGATGACTACGGTCACCATCCCACAGAAGTGCGCGCAGTCTTGCAAGCCTTCCGTGAAAAGTATCCTGGCCAACGCTTGGTCGTCTTTTTCCAACCACATCGTTATTCACGCACGCAACACTGCTGGCATGATTTCACAACAGCCTTCAAAGAGGCCGACACAGTTCTTTTAACCGATATCTATGCGGCGGGTGAAGCGCCGATTCCGGGAATCAGCAGTGAAAAGCTCGCTTTGGATATGAAACATGCCAATGCTTCTTATTTCCTGCGTGATGAGAAGGCGACTCAGAAAGTGTTGGGTCTCCTTAAAGAAGGCGATGTCTTCGTCACTCTAGGAGCCGGCGACGGATGGAAACTTGGTCTTGATGTTTTGAATCAGCTTTAA